One genomic window of Actinoplanes lobatus includes the following:
- a CDS encoding glycosyltransferase family 2 protein has protein sequence MTPRISVVIPVYNEGPEVVRHLERILREVMLPAEVLVVHDMPEDTTVPFVDELAQTDPRVRAVLNTYGRGPANAIRFGIDAARAPVAVVTMADGCDDPRQIDDLARLVDRGVVVAAASRYMPGGQQVGGPRFKRMASRWAGKTLSMFARVGTRDATNSFKAYDTDFVREVGIESNTGFEIGIELTAKATRLRRPVAELPTIWLDRQLGESHFDVGRFMPSYLRWYFFAFGRRMSDEQMAARWADKRPVPAPADFDREDTPA, from the coding sequence GTGACGCCACGGATCTCGGTGGTCATCCCGGTCTACAACGAGGGGCCGGAGGTGGTCCGCCACCTGGAGCGGATCCTGCGCGAGGTGATGCTGCCCGCGGAGGTCCTGGTCGTGCACGACATGCCCGAGGACACCACGGTGCCGTTCGTCGACGAGCTGGCCCAGACCGATCCGCGGGTGCGGGCCGTGCTGAACACGTACGGCCGGGGCCCGGCCAACGCCATCCGGTTCGGCATCGACGCGGCGCGCGCCCCGGTGGCGGTCGTGACGATGGCCGACGGCTGCGACGACCCTCGGCAGATCGACGATCTGGCCCGGCTGGTCGACCGCGGCGTGGTGGTCGCGGCGGCGTCCCGCTACATGCCCGGCGGGCAGCAGGTGGGCGGGCCGCGGTTCAAGCGGATGGCGTCGCGGTGGGCCGGGAAGACGCTGAGCATGTTCGCCCGGGTCGGCACCCGGGACGCCACGAACAGCTTCAAGGCGTACGACACCGACTTCGTCCGCGAGGTCGGCATCGAGTCGAACACCGGTTTCGAGATCGGCATCGAGCTGACCGCGAAGGCGACCCGCCTGCGCCGCCCGGTGGCCGAGCTCCCGACGATCTGGCTCGACCGCCAGCTCGGGGAGTCGCACTTCGACGTGGGCCGGTTCATGCCGAGTTACCTGCGCTGGTACTTTTTCGCGTTCGGCCGGCGCATGTCGGACGAGCAGATGGCCGCCCGCTGGGCGGACAAGAGGCCCGTTCCCGCTCCGGCGGACTTTGACAGGGAGGACACGCCCGCATGA
- a CDS encoding nucleotide sugar dehydrogenase — MTEVDEVLGVDVCVVGGCGRVGLPLGIALAARGLSVVLYDIDETAVARVNSGDMPFAEEGAAGPLAEALAAGRLRASTSPASVGLADALVVVVGTPVDEHLNPDLGAVPRAIERCVEHLHDGQLIVLRSTVYPGVTALTEKLLKSRGLQVDVAFCPERIAEGRAMTELFTLPQIVAARTPEALDRAERLFRNLTDSIVRLEPEEAELAKLFTNTWRYLKFAAANQFWMMANDFGLDFARIRHAVSFDYPRAADLPMPGFAAGPCLLKDTMQLAAFNRNNFVLGHSAMLINEGLPLYLVSRLEDRFDLGELSVGILGMAFKGGSDDSRDSLAYKLRKILTLKARETLCTDPYVQDDRFLPLDDVLKRADLLVIASPHPDYADLDTDKPVIDMWGLTGTGVRV, encoded by the coding sequence ATGACCGAGGTAGATGAGGTCCTCGGCGTGGACGTCTGCGTGGTCGGCGGGTGTGGCCGGGTAGGCCTCCCGCTGGGTATCGCACTCGCCGCGCGGGGTCTGTCCGTGGTGCTGTACGACATCGACGAAACCGCTGTGGCGCGGGTGAACTCCGGCGACATGCCGTTCGCGGAGGAGGGCGCCGCCGGGCCACTGGCCGAGGCGCTGGCCGCCGGCCGGTTGCGGGCCAGCACCTCGCCCGCGAGCGTCGGGCTGGCCGACGCGTTGGTCGTGGTCGTGGGCACCCCGGTCGACGAGCACCTCAACCCGGACCTCGGCGCGGTTCCGCGGGCCATCGAGCGCTGCGTGGAGCACCTGCACGACGGTCAGCTAATCGTCCTGCGCAGCACGGTCTACCCGGGCGTGACGGCGCTGACCGAGAAGCTGTTGAAGAGCCGCGGGCTCCAGGTGGACGTGGCCTTCTGCCCGGAGCGGATCGCCGAGGGCCGGGCCATGACCGAGCTCTTCACGCTGCCGCAGATCGTCGCCGCGCGTACCCCGGAGGCTCTTGACCGTGCGGAAAGGTTGTTCCGCAACCTGACCGACTCGATCGTCCGGCTGGAGCCGGAGGAGGCCGAGCTCGCCAAGCTGTTCACCAACACCTGGCGCTACCTCAAGTTCGCGGCGGCCAACCAGTTCTGGATGATGGCCAACGACTTCGGCCTCGACTTCGCCCGGATCCGGCACGCCGTGTCGTTCGACTACCCGCGCGCGGCCGACCTGCCGATGCCGGGCTTCGCGGCCGGGCCGTGCCTGCTGAAGGACACCATGCAGCTGGCCGCGTTCAACCGGAACAACTTCGTGCTCGGCCACTCGGCGATGCTGATCAACGAGGGTCTGCCGCTGTACCTGGTGTCCCGGCTGGAGGACCGCTTCGACCTCGGTGAGCTGAGCGTCGGAATCCTCGGCATGGCGTTCAAGGGCGGCAGCGACGACTCGCGGGACAGCCTGGCGTACAAGCTGCGGAAGATCCTCACGCTGAAGGCACGGGAGACCCTCTGCACCGACCCGTACGTCCAGGACGACCGGTTCCTTCCGCTCGACGACGTCCTCAAACGGGCCGATCTCCTGGTGATCGCCTCACCCCACCCGGACTATGCCGATCTCGACACCGACAAACCGGTGATCGACATGTGGGGCCTGACCGGAACGGGGGTGCGGGTGTGA
- a CDS encoding FkbM family methyltransferase, with translation MAGTPTTTLSSRIAALLPARAVAAAVRTAYPRVEPELARLASYAPHCATAVDVGAWYGPWTRGLRRIADQVVSVEPVPELARHVAGAFPDVRVIEAVASDHPGTAQLFLPTGGPGAGTSSVEHGDGPTATVQRITIDSLELTGVGFMKLDVEGHEMPALLGAEQTIKRDRPLLIVELEERIQPIQPVLDLLAGWGYRAFVMPGREWLPLESFDLLTHQKGALARIDQSFVRRVIRPEPRYVNMLLFRPEPE, from the coding sequence ATGGCAGGCACGCCGACCACCACACTGAGCTCGCGGATCGCCGCGCTGCTCCCCGCCCGCGCCGTCGCGGCCGCGGTGCGCACCGCCTATCCGCGGGTCGAGCCGGAACTCGCCCGGCTGGCCTCCTACGCGCCGCACTGCGCCACCGCGGTCGACGTCGGGGCCTGGTACGGCCCGTGGACCCGCGGGCTGCGCAGGATCGCCGACCAGGTGGTCTCCGTCGAACCTGTGCCGGAGCTCGCCCGCCATGTGGCCGGCGCCTTCCCGGACGTTCGGGTGATCGAGGCGGTCGCGTCGGACCATCCCGGCACGGCCCAATTGTTCCTGCCGACCGGCGGTCCCGGGGCGGGAACCTCGTCGGTCGAGCACGGCGACGGCCCGACCGCGACGGTCCAGCGGATCACCATCGACTCGCTCGAGCTGACCGGTGTCGGGTTCATGAAGCTGGACGTCGAGGGCCACGAGATGCCGGCCCTGCTCGGCGCCGAGCAGACGATCAAGCGGGACCGGCCGTTGCTGATCGTCGAGCTGGAGGAGCGGATCCAGCCGATCCAGCCGGTGCTCGACCTGCTCGCCGGCTGGGGCTACCGGGCCTTCGTGATGCCCGGCCGCGAGTGGCTGCCGCTGGAGAGCTTCGACCTGCTCACCCATCAGAAGGGTGCGCTCGCCCGGATCGACCAGAGCTTCGTGCGGCGGGTCATCCGGCCCGAGCCGCGGTACGTCAACATGCTGCTCTTCCGCCCGGAGCCGGAGTGA
- a CDS encoding glycosyltransferase family 4 protein, which yields MTELSGGHVLFLNWRDTKHPEGGGSELFLDRVAAEFVRRGYLVTLLCQAHGNAPAEETTPDGVRIIRRGGRHTVYLLAAITYLIGLLGIGPLARRRLGRPDLIIDVGNGIPFLSRLYARVPVIALVHHVHREQWPVVFGPRLARVGWWIESVLAVRVYRDCQYVTVSESTREELVGLGVDRHRIAVVHNGTPEVTEPPAPRTPHPSLMVLGRLVPHKRVEFALRATALLALELPEVELVVAGQGWWDEPLVQLTEDLGIEKRVRFTGFVSEQEKHELLCGSWLLLAPSLKEGWGLTIVEAGVRGTPSVAFRSAGGVADAMVDGETGVLVENEYDFFLQVRALLLDAVRRGGMGVAAAAHASQFTWEKAGETFGGVVARQLSGEEPAPADQRVA from the coding sequence ATGACGGAGCTCAGCGGCGGTCACGTCCTGTTCCTCAACTGGCGTGACACCAAGCACCCCGAGGGGGGCGGCTCGGAGCTGTTCCTCGACCGGGTGGCCGCGGAATTCGTCCGCCGCGGCTACCTGGTGACACTGCTCTGCCAGGCGCACGGCAACGCTCCGGCGGAGGAGACTACTCCAGACGGGGTGCGGATAATCCGCCGAGGTGGACGACACACTGTCTACCTGCTCGCCGCGATCACCTACCTGATCGGCCTGCTCGGCATCGGCCCATTGGCCCGCCGCCGGCTCGGCCGACCGGATCTGATCATCGACGTGGGCAACGGCATCCCGTTCCTCAGCCGGCTGTACGCCCGGGTCCCGGTGATCGCCCTGGTCCACCACGTGCACCGGGAGCAGTGGCCGGTCGTCTTCGGCCCGCGGCTGGCCCGCGTCGGCTGGTGGATCGAGTCCGTACTGGCCGTCCGGGTCTACCGCGACTGCCAGTACGTGACGGTCTCCGAGTCGACCCGCGAGGAGCTCGTCGGCCTGGGCGTCGACCGGCACCGGATCGCGGTCGTGCACAACGGCACCCCGGAGGTCACCGAGCCGCCGGCTCCGCGTACCCCGCATCCGAGCCTCATGGTGCTGGGCCGCCTGGTGCCGCACAAGCGGGTCGAGTTCGCCCTGCGGGCGACCGCCCTGCTGGCCCTGGAGCTGCCGGAGGTGGAGTTGGTGGTGGCCGGGCAGGGCTGGTGGGACGAGCCGCTGGTGCAGCTCACCGAGGACCTGGGCATCGAGAAGCGGGTGCGGTTCACCGGCTTCGTCTCCGAACAGGAGAAGCACGAGCTGCTCTGCGGCTCCTGGCTGCTGCTGGCGCCCTCGCTCAAGGAGGGCTGGGGCCTGACGATCGTCGAGGCCGGCGTCCGGGGCACGCCGTCGGTGGCGTTCCGCTCGGCGGGCGGGGTCGCCGACGCCATGGTGGACGGGGAGACCGGCGTGCTCGTGGAGAACGAGTACGACTTCTTCCTCCAGGTCCGGGCGCTGCTGCTGGACGCCGTGCGGCGCGGCGGGATGGGCGTCGCCGCGGCCGCGCACGCCAGCCAGTTCACCTGGGAGAAGGCGGGCGAGACCTTCGGCGGGGTGGTGGCCCGGCAGCTGTCCGGTGAGGAGCCCGCCCCGGCGGATCAGCGCGTCGCCTGA
- a CDS encoding substrate-binding domain-containing protein, giving the protein MSEGSLRARPEFWPVMMLSITLIAVLAGWSGFTYIDRTRSDPDCAERTSLRVAAAPSIAPPVRQIAARLSARDRCLDLVVEERESAEVLRAVARTAPDIVDPLAASPSASASAAAAAMAAAPDVWVPESTLWLRRARAVGAFQVPAEGVSVATTPVVLSLDQKTATRLQKRKGGLAWQRLVGAARLPVPVALPDPATSPLGFGALVGVKAVAKNHAPTTVAIMRRLARYTVSTAGEAAPDPVGPGAKETAVISTEQQVLFADAGGKRQVAVYPAAAVPGPDYPYAVLTSAEQARESATALLRGLLAADGAAAVTGHGLRTPDGTAPEGIPAATKVRSAAYPPAALPAENDAETLLNTWGGVHISARMLAVFDISGSMAEVVPGSTETRMQATVKAAQDGVQLLLPTTELGVWEFSTDLDGKRDYRELVPVGPIGPRRDEIIRKVGKMEVEEGGHTGLYDTALAAYRDATRNWTAGRINMVLILTDGRDDNASGVKRAELLRELGELVDRKRPLPILFIGVGPEIDKSELNQIATATGGQVALTDKPSGIRQIFYTALAEFSCLPPECRR; this is encoded by the coding sequence GTGAGCGAGGGAAGCCTCCGCGCGCGACCGGAGTTCTGGCCGGTCATGATGCTGAGCATCACGTTGATCGCGGTTCTGGCCGGGTGGTCCGGATTTACATATATCGATCGAACCAGAAGCGATCCGGACTGCGCCGAGCGGACCTCGCTACGGGTCGCGGCGGCGCCGAGCATCGCGCCGCCGGTTCGCCAGATCGCGGCGCGGCTCTCCGCCCGCGACCGCTGCCTGGACCTGGTGGTCGAGGAACGCGAGTCGGCCGAGGTGCTGCGGGCCGTCGCCCGGACCGCTCCGGACATCGTGGACCCGCTCGCCGCCTCGCCGTCGGCCTCCGCGAGCGCCGCCGCCGCGGCCATGGCCGCGGCGCCCGACGTCTGGGTGCCCGAGTCGACCCTCTGGCTGCGCCGGGCCCGTGCGGTCGGCGCCTTCCAGGTCCCCGCCGAGGGGGTGTCGGTCGCCACCACCCCGGTGGTGCTGTCCCTCGACCAGAAGACCGCGACCCGGCTCCAGAAGCGCAAGGGCGGCCTGGCCTGGCAGCGCCTGGTCGGCGCCGCGCGGCTGCCGGTCCCGGTGGCGCTGCCCGACCCGGCGACCAGCCCGCTCGGCTTCGGCGCCCTGGTCGGCGTCAAGGCCGTCGCCAAGAACCACGCACCCACCACGGTCGCGATCATGCGGCGGCTGGCGCGCTACACCGTGTCGACCGCCGGTGAGGCAGCCCCCGACCCGGTCGGGCCGGGGGCGAAGGAGACCGCGGTGATCAGCACGGAACAGCAGGTGCTGTTCGCGGACGCGGGCGGCAAACGGCAGGTGGCCGTCTACCCGGCCGCCGCGGTGCCCGGCCCGGACTACCCGTACGCCGTGCTCACCTCCGCCGAGCAGGCCCGCGAGTCGGCCACCGCCCTGCTGCGCGGCCTGCTCGCCGCGGACGGCGCCGCCGCCGTCACCGGGCACGGCCTGCGCACCCCGGACGGCACCGCCCCGGAGGGCATCCCGGCCGCCACCAAGGTCCGCTCGGCCGCCTACCCGCCGGCCGCGCTGCCCGCCGAGAACGACGCCGAGACCCTGCTCAACACCTGGGGCGGGGTGCACATCAGCGCCCGCATGCTGGCCGTCTTCGACATCTCCGGCTCGATGGCCGAGGTGGTCCCCGGCTCCACCGAGACCCGGATGCAGGCCACCGTGAAGGCCGCCCAGGACGGCGTGCAGCTGCTGCTGCCCACCACCGAGCTGGGCGTCTGGGAGTTCTCCACCGACCTGGACGGCAAGCGCGACTACCGCGAGCTGGTGCCGGTCGGCCCGATCGGGCCGCGCCGCGACGAGATCATCCGCAAGGTCGGCAAGATGGAGGTCGAGGAGGGCGGTCACACCGGCCTGTACGACACCGCCCTGGCCGCCTACCGCGACGCCACCCGCAACTGGACGGCCGGCCGGATCAACATGGTGCTGATCCTGACCGACGGCCGCGACGACAACGCCAGCGGCGTCAAGCGCGCGGAACTACTCCGTGAGCTGGGCGAACTGGTGGACCGGAAGCGACCGCTGCCGATCCTGTTCATCGGCGTCGGCCCGGAGATCGACAAGAGTGAGCTGAACCAGATCGCGACGGCCACCGGCGGGCAGGTCGCCCTCACCGACAAACCTTCCGGAATCCGGCAGATCTTCTACACTGCGCTCGCCGAATTCAGCTGCCTGCCCCCGGAGTGCCGCCGATGA
- a CDS encoding alpha-(1->3)-arabinofuranosyltransferase domain-containing protein → MTTALRERSTPVPTPPTIGPRRHLLAIGGALLLIALSFLQRPGRTTFDTKLDLAENPIGFMSRALHLWNPWATSGELQQQAYGYLFPMGPFFAAGDLLGLPPWLTQRLWCALLLCAAYLGTLLLARAMRIGSDTGRVLGALAYALAPRMLTEIGPLSSEMLPVVMVPWVLLPLVRVGRIGSPRRAAALSGLAVLCMGGINAAAVVMALVLPGLYLITRRWDRRLLKLIAWWSVAVLGATLWWIIPLLLFGQYSLPFLDYIESSATTTAITSLFQATRGTNQWSGYIVQGEPWWPAGWTLVDNPVLMAVTALVAAVALTGLALRGLPERRFLVLGALTGLTLLTMGYVGTLDSPLAPMMRELLDGPLAPLRNVHKFEPNLRLPLALGLAYAASQALRLRKSWRLRMPAAPVVAVLLAVAALPAWTLLLRPGPGWSEIPSYWRNATTWLSDQDDQARTLLLPGSGFAQHTWGRTVDEPIQPLAGAPWSTRHQIPLGSEGNIRVMDVVEQVLEQGRGSAALAPFLARSGYRYLLVRHDLDRSAAGAPPIAVIRRALAGSAGLKPVAHFGPLVGAGGASPSPVDTGVSVPAIEIFEVDRTVSQVSATAITDVPVVSGGPESLLGILEQGLIDGAQPTVLAGEADGDLGLAEGESKARPIVTDGLRRRELNIGRMRDNVSQTLTEDEKTRQGRVRSDFVPFAAKGHQTVAAYQGIRSVQASSSASFADSIGATDPSGLPFAALDGNAATVWRSDPYQPGAGQWIDVELGTAKRVTAVTVDFSDDLRISAPVALVRLTTDQGIVDRPVPATPGPHTLSTLPGLTTGVRVTVLALRQGYEGGVALRELGIPGLAAERGLQTPADIVSAVPPAYSFERAIQQRGACFPASTEAGGAIHCDQFLARQGEEPLGIDRYFTTPVDAAYDLRMTAVVRPGANVPLALPVTATASTVLTGDVTAGAHAAIDGDPATAWLAEPTDENPALSLSWTGARRLDRIRLVVPEAPAAAVPTQVLIRAGGKETAAEVGTDGLVRFPPVTTNRVEVVVTGTRKVIADPRGQGWAAPAGIAEIEVPALAGLFTAATDRTPLAAGCGTGPAVEIGGRGYPTAVSGTLGDVRAGRPMSVAVCDDFATESVQLTKGDQHLRTTPSAAFVIDSATLVPDGTTIAVPAVTPRAVTVESWQPTRRTLTVAAGAASLLVVTENHNAGWTAVLNGETLRPVRVDGWQQAFVLPEGSGGTVILRFTPDEPYRTGLAAGAGCVLLVVLLALIPVRRRAVAVARPQARVFTAVPGGGWWMLVPLMALVVLLGGVAGATLLLVALIVRQLRPGVLPGLAFASVATAIGVAVSGRLLGHGQEWAYDLGVQLAMLAAVCAVAASAAPSAGHREQEISVHDMETDPHRATLGRSVRLFRTFLVEQSDPDRFYSLLAEDSVRQLGAYADLNGATVLDVGGGPGYFNAEFERAGAAYFGLDPAVGDFAAAGAKVSGMVRGSGTALPIRTGSLDVCYSSNVLEHVDEPEAMLDEMVRVTRPGGTVFVSFTPWWSPHGGHETGPFRHWFGGDRARRRYLRVHGHEPKNRFMETLFPVSAARMMRWTRAARRAGAVTVVDVIPRYHPWWAQWVASVPVLREFLTWNFTVVLRREGESVSTTVQEDVAGVSLPDVTL, encoded by the coding sequence ATGACCACCGCCCTCCGGGAGCGGAGCACCCCCGTGCCCACCCCACCGACGATCGGTCCCCGCCGCCACCTGCTGGCGATCGGCGGCGCCCTGCTGCTCATCGCGCTGTCGTTCCTGCAGCGGCCGGGCCGGACCACCTTCGACACCAAGCTGGACCTGGCCGAGAACCCGATCGGCTTCATGTCCCGCGCCCTGCACCTGTGGAACCCGTGGGCCACCTCCGGTGAGCTCCAGCAGCAGGCGTACGGCTACCTGTTCCCGATGGGCCCGTTCTTCGCGGCCGGCGACCTGCTGGGCCTGCCGCCGTGGCTCACCCAGCGGCTCTGGTGCGCCCTGCTGCTCTGCGCCGCCTACCTCGGCACCCTGCTGCTGGCCCGGGCCATGCGCATCGGCTCCGACACCGGCCGGGTGCTGGGCGCCCTGGCCTACGCGCTGGCGCCCCGGATGCTCACCGAGATCGGCCCGCTCTCCTCCGAGATGCTGCCCGTGGTCATGGTGCCCTGGGTGCTGCTGCCGCTGGTGCGGGTGGGCCGGATCGGGTCGCCCCGCCGGGCCGCCGCGCTCTCCGGCCTGGCCGTCCTCTGCATGGGCGGCATCAACGCGGCCGCCGTGGTGATGGCCCTGGTGCTGCCCGGCCTCTACCTGATCACCCGGCGCTGGGACCGGCGCCTGCTCAAGCTGATCGCCTGGTGGAGCGTGGCGGTGCTGGGCGCCACCCTGTGGTGGATCATCCCGCTGCTGCTGTTCGGCCAGTACAGCCTGCCGTTCCTGGACTACATCGAGTCGTCCGCCACCACCACCGCGATCACCTCGCTGTTCCAGGCGACCCGCGGCACCAACCAGTGGAGCGGCTACATCGTCCAGGGCGAGCCGTGGTGGCCGGCCGGCTGGACGCTCGTCGACAACCCGGTGCTGATGGCCGTCACCGCGCTGGTCGCGGCGGTCGCCCTGACCGGCCTGGCGCTGCGCGGGCTGCCCGAGCGGCGGTTCCTGGTGCTCGGCGCGCTGACCGGCCTCACCCTGCTCACCATGGGCTACGTCGGCACCCTGGACAGCCCGCTCGCGCCGATGATGCGTGAGCTGCTGGACGGCCCGCTCGCCCCGCTGCGCAACGTGCACAAGTTCGAGCCCAACCTGCGGCTGCCACTGGCGCTCGGGCTGGCGTACGCCGCGAGCCAGGCCCTGCGGCTGCGGAAGTCCTGGCGGCTGCGGATGCCGGCCGCCCCGGTCGTCGCCGTGCTCCTGGCCGTCGCCGCGCTGCCCGCCTGGACGCTGCTGCTGCGCCCCGGGCCGGGCTGGTCGGAGATCCCGTCGTACTGGCGCAACGCCACCACCTGGCTCAGCGACCAGGACGACCAGGCCCGCACCCTGCTCCTGCCGGGTTCCGGCTTCGCCCAGCACACCTGGGGCCGGACCGTCGACGAGCCGATCCAGCCGCTGGCCGGGGCGCCCTGGTCGACCCGGCACCAGATCCCGCTCGGCTCGGAGGGCAACATCCGGGTGATGGACGTCGTCGAGCAGGTCCTCGAACAGGGCCGCGGCTCGGCGGCGCTGGCCCCCTTCCTGGCCCGCTCCGGCTACCGCTACCTGCTCGTCCGGCACGACCTGGACCGGTCCGCCGCGGGCGCCCCGCCGATCGCGGTGATCCGCCGCGCGCTGGCCGGGTCGGCCGGCCTGAAGCCGGTCGCCCACTTCGGCCCGCTGGTGGGCGCGGGCGGCGCGAGCCCCAGCCCGGTCGACACCGGGGTGTCGGTGCCGGCCATCGAGATCTTCGAGGTGGACCGGACCGTCTCGCAGGTGTCCGCCACCGCGATCACCGACGTGCCGGTGGTCAGCGGCGGCCCCGAGTCGCTGCTCGGCATCCTGGAACAGGGCCTGATCGACGGCGCCCAGCCGACCGTGCTGGCCGGCGAGGCGGACGGCGACCTGGGCCTGGCCGAGGGCGAGTCGAAGGCCCGCCCGATCGTCACCGACGGGCTGCGCCGCCGTGAGCTGAACATCGGCCGGATGCGCGACAACGTCAGCCAGACCCTCACCGAGGACGAGAAGACCCGGCAGGGCCGGGTCCGCAGCGACTTCGTGCCGTTCGCCGCGAAGGGCCATCAGACGGTCGCCGCCTACCAGGGGATCCGTTCGGTCCAGGCGTCCAGCAGCGCGAGCTTCGCCGACTCGATCGGCGCCACCGACCCGTCCGGGCTGCCGTTCGCGGCCCTCGACGGGAACGCGGCGACGGTGTGGCGGTCCGACCCGTACCAGCCGGGCGCCGGACAGTGGATCGACGTCGAGCTGGGCACCGCGAAACGGGTCACCGCCGTCACCGTCGACTTCTCCGACGACCTGCGGATCTCGGCCCCGGTCGCGCTGGTCCGGCTCACCACCGACCAGGGCATCGTGGACCGGCCGGTGCCGGCCACCCCGGGCCCGCACACCCTCTCCACGCTGCCCGGCCTCACCACCGGCGTACGCGTCACCGTGCTCGCCCTGCGCCAGGGCTACGAGGGCGGCGTCGCCCTGCGTGAGCTGGGCATCCCCGGGCTGGCCGCGGAGCGGGGCCTGCAGACGCCCGCCGACATCGTGTCGGCCGTCCCGCCGGCCTACTCCTTCGAACGCGCGATCCAGCAGCGCGGCGCCTGCTTCCCGGCGTCCACCGAGGCGGGCGGCGCGATCCACTGCGACCAGTTCCTGGCCCGGCAGGGTGAGGAGCCGCTCGGCATCGACCGGTACTTCACCACGCCGGTGGACGCCGCCTACGACCTGCGGATGACCGCCGTGGTGCGGCCGGGAGCGAACGTCCCGCTGGCCCTGCCGGTCACCGCCACCGCGTCGACGGTGCTGACCGGCGACGTCACGGCCGGCGCGCACGCCGCGATCGACGGCGACCCGGCCACCGCCTGGCTGGCCGAGCCGACCGACGAGAACCCGGCGTTGTCCCTGTCCTGGACCGGAGCGCGCCGCCTGGACCGGATCCGGCTGGTCGTTCCCGAGGCGCCGGCCGCCGCAGTGCCCACCCAGGTGCTGATCCGGGCGGGCGGCAAGGAGACGGCCGCCGAGGTCGGCACCGACGGCCTGGTCAGGTTCCCGCCGGTCACCACGAACCGGGTCGAGGTCGTGGTCACCGGCACGCGCAAGGTGATCGCCGACCCGCGCGGCCAGGGCTGGGCGGCGCCCGCCGGGATCGCCGAGATCGAGGTGCCCGCGCTGGCCGGGCTGTTCACCGCGGCCACCGACCGGACACCGCTGGCCGCCGGGTGCGGCACCGGCCCGGCCGTGGAGATCGGCGGCCGCGGCTACCCGACCGCGGTGTCCGGCACGCTCGGCGACGTCCGTGCCGGCCGCCCGATGAGCGTGGCGGTCTGCGACGACTTCGCCACCGAGTCGGTCCAGCTCACCAAGGGCGACCAGCACCTGCGTACCACGCCGTCGGCGGCCTTCGTGATCGACTCGGCGACGCTGGTGCCGGACGGGACCACGATCGCCGTTCCGGCGGTCACCCCACGAGCCGTGACCGTCGAGTCATGGCAGCCCACCCGGCGCACCCTCACGGTCGCGGCCGGCGCGGCGTCGCTGCTGGTGGTGACCGAGAACCACAACGCCGGCTGGACCGCCGTGCTGAACGGCGAGACGCTGCGCCCGGTCCGGGTCGACGGCTGGCAGCAGGCGTTCGTGCTCCCGGAGGGATCCGGCGGCACCGTGATCTTGCGGTTCACCCCGGACGAGCCGTACCGTACCGGTCTCGCGGCCGGAGCCGGCTGCGTCCTGCTGGTCGTGCTGCTCGCGCTGATACCGGTGCGCCGGCGTGCCGTTGCGGTCGCCCGTCCGCAGGCCCGGGTGTTCACCGCCGTCCCCGGTGGGGGCTGGTGGATGCTCGTGCCGCTGATGGCGCTGGTCGTCCTGCTCGGTGGCGTGGCCGGAGCGACGCTGCTGCTGGTGGCGCTCATCGTGCGGCAACTACGGCCCGGGGTGCTGCCCGGGCTCGCTTTCGCGAGCGTCGCCACGGCCATCGGGGTGGCGGTCTCCGGGCGTCTGCTCGGGCACGGGCAGGAGTGGGCGTACGACCTCGGCGTGCAGTTGGCGATGCTGGCGGCGGTCTGCGCGGTGGCGGCGTCGGCCGCGCCGTCGGCCGGACACCGGGAACAGGAGATCTCAGTGCACGACATGGAAACCGACCCGCACCGGGCGACGCTCGGCCGGTCGGTCCGCCTGTTCCGGACGTTCCTGGTCGAACAGTCCGACCCGGACCGCTTCTACTCGCTGCTGGCCGAGGACTCGGTACGCCAGCTCGGCGCCTACGCCGACCTGAACGGCGCCACGGTGCTGGACGTCGGCGGTGGCCCCGGCTACTTCAACGCCGAGTTCGAGCGGGCCGGGGCGGCCTACTTCGGCCTCGACCCGGCGGTCGGCGACTTCGCGGCGGCCGGCGCCAAGGTGAGCGGGATGGTCCGCGGCAGCGGCACCGCCCTGCCGATCCGTACCGGCTCCCTGGACGTCTGCTACTCGTCGAACGTGCTGGAGCACGTGGACGAACCGGAGGCGATGCTCGACGAGATGGTCCGGGTGACCCGGCCGGGCGGCACCGTCTTCGTGTCCTTCACGCCGTGGTGGTCTCCGCACGGCGGTCACGAGACCGGACCGTTCCGGCACTGGTTCGGCGGCGACCGGGCCCGGCGCCGCTACCTGCGGGTGCACGGTCACGAGCCGAAGAACCGGTTCATGGAGACGCTTTTCCCGGTCAGCGCCGCACGGATGATGCGCTGGACCCGGGCCGCCCGCCGTGCCGGAGCCGTCACGGTGGTCGATGTGATCCCGAGGTATCACCCCTGGTGGGCCCAGTGGGTCGCCTCGGTGCCGGTGCTGCGGGAGTTCCTCACATGGAATTTCACCGTCGTGCTGCGGCGCGAGGGTGAGTCCGTTTCAACAACCGTTCAGGAAGATGTGGCAGGGGTCTCGCTTCCTGATGTGACTCTCTAG